Proteins from one Choloepus didactylus isolate mChoDid1 chromosome 4, mChoDid1.pri, whole genome shotgun sequence genomic window:
- the FLRT2 gene encoding leucine-rich repeat transmembrane protein FLRT2 — protein sequence MGLQTTKCPGHGAFFLKSWLIISLGLYSQVSKLLACPSVCRCDRNFVYCNERSLTSVPLGIPEGVTVLYLHNNQINNAGFPAELHNVQSVHTVYLYGNQLDEFPMNLPKNVRVLHLQENNIQTISRAALAQLLKLEELHLDDNSISTVGVEDGAFREAVSLKLLFLSKNHLSSVPVGLPVDLQELRVDENRIAVISDMAFQNLTSLERLIVDGNLLTNRGIAEGTFSHLTKLKEFSIVRNSLSRPPPDLPGTHLIRLYLQDNQINHIPLTAFSNLRKLERLDISNNQLRMLTKGVFDNLSNLKQLTARNNPWFCDCSIKWVTEWLKYIPSSVNVRGFMCQGPEQVRGMAVRELNMNLLSCPTMMPDLPLFTPAPSPPSPTTQPPTLSVPTPSRSYTPLTPTTLKLPTIPDWDGRERVTPPISERIQLSIHFVNDTCIQVSWLSLFTVMAYKLTWVKMGHSLVGGIVQERIVSGEKQQLSLVNLEPKSTYRICLVPLDAFNYRAVEDTVCSEATTLASYLNNGSNTASSHEQTTSHSMGSPFLLAGLIGGAVIFVLVVLLSIFCWHMHKKGRYTSQKWKYNRGRRKDDYCEAGTKKDNSILEMTETSFQIVSLNNDQLLKGDFRLQPIYTPNGGINYTDCHIPNNMRYCNSSVSDLEHCPT from the coding sequence ATGGGCCTACAGACCACCAAGTGTCCCGGCCATGGGGCTTTTTTCCTGAAATCTTGGCTTATCATTTCCCTGGGGCTCTACTCACAGGTGTCGAAGCTCCTGGCATGCCCTAGCGTGTGCCGCTGTGACAGGAACTTTGTCTACTGTAACGAGCGAAGCTTGACCTCAGTGCCTCTTGGGATCCCGGAGGGTGTAACCGTCCTCTACCTCCACAACAACCAAATTAATAATGCTGGGTTTCCTGCAGAACTGCACAACGTACAGTCGGTGCACACCGTCTACCTGTATGGCAACCAACTGGACGAATTTCCCATGAACCTTCCCAAGAATGTCAGAGTTCTCCATCTGCAGGAAAACAACATTCAGACCATTTCACGGGCTGCCCTTGCCCAGCTCTTGAAGCTAGAAGAGCTACACCTGGATGACAACTCAATATCCACGGTAGGGGTGGAAGATGGGGCCTTCCGGGAGGCAGTTAGCCTCAAATTGTTGTTTTTGTCCAAGAATCACCTCAGCAGCGTGCCTGTTGGCCTTCCTGTGGACTTGCAAGAGCTGAGAGTGGATGAGAATCGCATCGCTGTCATATCAGACATGGCCTTTCAGAACCTCACCAGCCTGGAGCGTCTGATTGTGGATGGGAATCTTCTGACCAACAGGGGCATTGCTGAGGGCACCTTCAGCCATCTCACCAAGCTCAAGGAATTTTCCATCGTACGGAATTCACTCTCCCGTCCCCCTCCTGACCTCCCAGGTACGCATCTGATCAGGCTCTATTTGCAGGACAACCAGATAAACCACATCCCCTTGACAGCCTTCTCAAATCTCCGTAAGCTGGAAAGGCTGGATATATCCAACAACCAACTGCGGATGTTGACTAAAGGGGTCTTTGATAATCTCTCCAACCTGAAGCAGCTCACTGCTCGGAATAACCCTTGGTTTTGCGACTGCAGTATTAAATGGGTCACGGAATGGCTCAAGTATATCCCTTCATCTGTCAATGTGAGGGGTTTCATGTGCCAAGGTCCTGAACAAGTCCGGGGCATGGCTGTCAGAGAGTTGAATATGAATCTTTTGTCATGTCCCACCATGATGCCTGACCTTCCTCTCTTCACCCCAGCTCCAAGTCCACCTTCTCCAACAACTCAACCTCCCACTCTTTCTGTTCCAACCCCTAGCAGAAGCTATACTCCTCTAACTCCTACCACGTTGAAACTTCCCACCATACCTGACTGGGATGGCAGAGAAAGGGTGACCCCGCCTATTTCTGAACGGATCCAGCTCTCTATCCATTTTGTGAATGACACTTGCATTCAGGTCAGCTGGCTCTCCCTCTTTACGGTGATGGCGTACAAACTCACTTGGGTGAAAATGGGCCACAGTTTAGTGGGTGGCATTGTTCAGGAACGCATAGTCAGTGGTGAGAAGCAACAACTGAGCCTGGTGAATTTAGAGCCGAAATCCACCTATCGGATTTGTTTAGTGCCTCTGGATGCTTTTAATTACCGAGCTGTAGAAGATACTGTTTGTTCTGAGGCCACCACCCTGGCCTCCTATTTGAACAATGGCAGCAACACTGCTTCCAGCCACGAGCAGACAACCTCCCACAGCATGGGCTCCCCTTTTCTTCTGGCTGGCTTGATTGGGGGCGCAGTGATATTTGTGCTCGTGGTCTTGCTCAGCATCTTTTGCTGGCACATGCACAAAAAGGGGCGCTACACCTCCCAGAAGTGGAAATACAACCGGGGCCGGCGGAAAGATGATTATTGTGAGGCAGGCACCAAGAAGGACAACTCCATCTTGGAGATGACAGAAACCAGTTTTCAGATCGTCTCCTTAAATAACGATCAGCTCCTTAAAGGAGATTTCAGACTGCAGCCCATTTACACCCCAAATGGGGGCATTAATTACACAGACTGCCATATCCCCAACAACATGCGATACTGCAACAGCAGTGTGTCAGACCTGGAGCACTGCCCAACGTGA